The Streptomyces sp. R28 region TTGATCCGCTTCCTGGTGATCACCCTGATCGCCGGGTTGTCCACGGTCGGAGTACGCCGCTCCTCGAACCGCATGAGGGCCGCGAAGGTCTCCGCCAAGCGCTCCTCTCGCTGTCGCTCGTTCGCGATCCGTTCCGCGGACACCCGCAGCAGCCGATGCAGTGCCACAGCGGGCGAGATCGGTTCGAGCCAGTCCAGGTCCTCGACCGTGGGCTGCAGCAGCCCGAGATCAATGAGACACGGCGCGTTGCCTGCATCCTTCACACGTACGCGGCCTTCACGCAGAGCGTGGGCGTACAGGTTCGTACCTGCTTCGCACAGTTGCTCCGGGCCGTGCGTATGCGCTTCGGTCACGGGTGGCTGTCTCCTCCTGATGGTGCGTGATCGTTGTCCAGGATCCCCGACTGGGCTATGAGATAGCCGAGTTGGGCACGACTGCCGCTACCCAGGGCGGTTGCCAGTTTGGCTATATGGGCCCGGCAGGTGCGTACGTTCATGCCCAGGCGGCGCGCTATCGCCTCGTCGACGTGGCCCTCGATGAGGAGTTTGGCGATGGAGTGCTGGACGTCGCTGATGCCGTCGGCGGCAGTTTCATACGGGGTCCCGACTTTGAGGGGCACCGCGCGCGCCCACATGAACTCGAAGACCTTGACCAGGTAGCGGACCAAGCCGGGGTGACGGATCTCCAGAGCCACCTGCCGGTCTTCTCGTATGGGGATGAAAGCCACGGTCTCGTCGCAGATGATGAGGCGTTCGACGAGCTCATCGATGGTGCGGACCTCCACCTTGCCGTTGGAGATCTGTTCCACGTATGCCAGAGTCTCGGGGCTGTGCCGCGCCGTGTGTTGATACAGCGTGCGGAATCGGACCCCCCTCTCGATCAGCGGCCTGTCACGGTCCAGGCCTTTGACGAGGTTCCCCTCGCGTCGGCGCCCGCCGGGCTGCACCGTGAGCACCTCGGTTTGACACTCGGAGGTCGCCAGGTTCAGTGCCGCGTTGATCCGGTCCCGGCCCTCCAGCACCGTGATGCCGTGGGTGGCCGCGTTGCTCTGTGCGCTGGCGGCCATGTACGGCTCGAAAGTATCGGCCAGTTGAACGGACAGACGCCTGCGTTCCGTGATCTCTCGCTCAAGGGGATAGAGATGCTGAGCCAGGGCTATCGACGGCGGCACGGGGCGCAGCCAGTTCGCGTCATCAGGATCCGGGTGTAGGAGGGCGAACTCCATCAGGCAGGGGGCACACTCCACGTCAGCCCGGGCGATGCGGCCTGCGCGGAGCGCGCTGGTGTAGAGCCGACTACCTTCGTCGCACAGGTCGGTTATGGCATGGGGATGTCCCGCTTGCATACCGTTTGTGCCCAATTCTCCACCCCCCAGGGTCCTGAACATGCAGGAACATGATGCATCGATAGTGTGGCCATGACGTGCCTGAATAAGCCATCGTCTTGTTCGACGGGGGAAGAGGAGACCATCGAGTGAGGACGAAGCCGACTATGCGTAAGAGAATGCTTCGCTCGGTTCTTGCCGCTGCTCTTTCCGCCGTCGTTGTTTTCGGGGTCGGGAGCGGCCTGGTCGGCAAGACGAGTGACGTTCGGGCGGTTAGCAGCTCGGCTGCGGTAGCCGGCGGTGGCGAGCACGCTGAAGACACCTCCTGGGACTGATCGCGATGACGACTCCACCCGACGACCGCTCCTTCCGCAGAGAAATGGCCACCGCCTACCGCTCCGGCTGGCACTTCATCGACTTGGTCACCGCGATCCCCCACCCCGGTGACTCGTTGATGGTGACCGTCTTCGGTGAGCCGGTCGTCGTCACGCGGGACGACGACGAGGACGTACGGGCTTACCGGTGTCTGCGGCGGCCTCGGGGGGCGCCGCAGCCTGTGCGGTGTGCCATCCGGTACGGAATGATCTTCGTCAACCTTGATCAGCGCGACCACCACCTGGTGGAGCCGGAAGCCCCGGCCCAAACGACCATCTCAGCCACCCCCCGCAGTGCCTGACGCGATTCCCCCGTCGTAACACATCGCTCAGGCGCTTCCCCCCGCAGCGGCGTCACCGTGACCTGAACACGGTGACGCCGCTGCAGTTTTCGGGGGACATTTCCCGTATCCACCTGTTCCGACGGTGGCTGAAACCGGGCGACCGGTATCCAGCCACCACAGCCACCCCGGTCACCCCCGCCCCATCGCCCGCCGCAGCTCGATCTCGATCACCACCCGGTCGGGATTCGGCCCCGGCGTCCGCCCGTACCGCTGCGCGTACCGCCGCTCCGCCTCCGCGACCCGCTCACGCTCGGTCCGGACGCGCGCCAGCCCCTCCAACGTCGCCCACCGCCCCCCGTCCACCTGGCAGACCGCCACAGGTGCCCCCTCCGGGCCGGCAGCCAGTACGTGGCCCACCTTCGCGCTCGACTTGTTCGTGATCACCCGAGCAAGTCGCGCCTCGGGGTCGTATGTGACTCCGACGGGTACGACATGCGGGGTGCCGTCCGGGCGCAGGGTCGTCAGCGTGCACAGGTGCCTCTCCTGCCAGAAGGTGAGGTACGGCGCGTCCGGCGCGCCCGGATCCTGGGGGTATGCGGCCATGGTCCGGAAACCTAGCTGCCGCAGGCCTCCCTCGGC contains the following coding sequences:
- a CDS encoding pyridoxamine 5'-phosphate oxidase family protein → MAAYPQDPGAPDAPYLTFWQERHLCTLTTLRPDGTPHVVPVGVTYDPEARLARVITNKSSAKVGHVLAAGPEGAPVAVCQVDGGRWATLEGLARVRTERERVAEAERRYAQRYGRTPGPNPDRVVIEIELRRAMGRG
- a CDS encoding helix-turn-helix transcriptional regulator → MFRTLGGGELGTNGMQAGHPHAITDLCDEGSRLYTSALRAGRIARADVECAPCLMEFALLHPDPDDANWLRPVPPSIALAQHLYPLEREITERRRLSVQLADTFEPYMAASAQSNAATHGITVLEGRDRINAALNLATSECQTEVLTVQPGGRRREGNLVKGLDRDRPLIERGVRFRTLYQHTARHSPETLAYVEQISNGKVEVRTIDELVERLIICDETVAFIPIREDRQVALEIRHPGLVRYLVKVFEFMWARAVPLKVGTPYETAADGISDVQHSIAKLLIEGHVDEAIARRLGMNVRTCRAHIAKLATALGSGSRAQLGYLIAQSGILDNDHAPSGGDSHP